The following proteins come from a genomic window of Paenibacillus sp. CAA11:
- a CDS encoding U32 family peptidase, which yields MSKAIQRQDVELLAPAGDWDCMRAAVANGADAIFFGVEKFNARARANNFRMDDLPEIMAFLHSYGVKGFLTFNILVFEDELRDAKELIDACIDAGVDAVIVQDLGLVKMIREISPDFPIHGSTQMTITSPEAVEFTKPWGMERVVLGRENNLKQIKTIGEQAKLPMEVFVHGALCVSYSGQCLTSEMWGGRSANRGECAQACRLPYDLMVDGEQKPMGDVAYLLSPKDLAAIDIMPELIEAGVTSFKIEGRMKNPEYVANVVSKYRKAIDLYFEGSNERPSKEEIRELQQSFSRGFTHGFLEGTNNKKLVEGTFPKSRGVYLGRVEQVLRDGVVCKLEAPLKRGDGIVFDAGDPTKKEEGGRVYDLRRKGVKLEGEAGESWIVDIVPGRNDVDLRKVHVGDRIWKTNDPALDKRMRQTYETEKPYRVFPVHVRAVGNAGQPLITFWTDVQKGTTVRVDSELELDIAQKRPMDHALLEEQFGRLGGTVFQLERLEAELHGDVIVPMRELNSIRRRAVELLAGERPKPPVYIKRDVDVFGDAAAQRALPVERGAAKLTALCRSLEQVQAAVKTGVELIYADFEFIKQFPAAVEAVHAAGKQIALATPRIHMPGENGYHNNILRLKPDAVLVRNTGALYFYLRHRMENPLAHQPKLIGDFSLNIANHKAVELFLEAGCDVVTPSYDLNIQQMVDLLGQSRTADMEIVIHQHLPMFHTEHCVYCTFLSEGTDYTNCGRPCEEHRASLQDRIGMSHPVRVDEGCRNTVYNAIEQSGAEYLTHFLELGVPSYRVEFLEETPEQVLEVIDLYTRALRGEISGTQVWKTLKATNQLGVTRGQLVK from the coding sequence ATGAGCAAGGCAATACAGCGGCAAGACGTGGAGCTATTGGCACCGGCGGGCGATTGGGACTGCATGCGGGCGGCCGTAGCGAATGGAGCGGACGCGATCTTTTTTGGTGTCGAGAAATTTAATGCCCGCGCTCGGGCAAACAACTTCCGGATGGACGACCTGCCGGAGATTATGGCTTTTCTGCACAGCTATGGCGTTAAGGGCTTCCTGACCTTCAACATCCTTGTGTTCGAGGACGAACTGCGGGATGCCAAGGAACTGATCGATGCTTGTATCGACGCAGGTGTAGATGCCGTAATCGTACAGGATTTGGGATTGGTAAAAATGATTCGTGAGATTTCGCCGGATTTCCCGATCCACGGATCGACGCAGATGACGATTACTTCGCCAGAGGCTGTGGAATTCACCAAGCCTTGGGGCATGGAGCGTGTCGTGCTTGGGCGGGAGAACAATCTGAAGCAAATCAAGACGATTGGGGAGCAGGCCAAGCTGCCGATGGAGGTGTTTGTCCATGGCGCACTGTGTGTGTCTTATTCCGGCCAATGCTTGACCTCGGAAATGTGGGGCGGACGCTCGGCGAACCGCGGCGAATGCGCGCAGGCCTGCCGCCTGCCGTATGACCTGATGGTGGATGGGGAGCAGAAGCCGATGGGCGATGTGGCCTATTTGCTCTCCCCTAAGGATCTAGCGGCCATTGATATTATGCCCGAGCTGATCGAGGCCGGGGTAACATCCTTCAAGATTGAAGGCCGGATGAAGAATCCGGAGTATGTAGCCAACGTGGTCAGCAAATACCGCAAAGCGATTGATCTGTACTTCGAAGGAAGCAACGAGCGTCCTTCCAAGGAGGAGATCCGTGAGCTGCAACAAAGCTTCTCACGCGGCTTTACGCACGGGTTTCTGGAGGGTACGAACAATAAGAAGCTGGTCGAAGGAACTTTTCCTAAGAGCCGCGGCGTCTATCTCGGCAGAGTCGAGCAAGTCTTGCGTGACGGGGTAGTCTGTAAGCTGGAAGCTCCGCTTAAGCGTGGGGATGGTATTGTATTCGACGCCGGGGACCCGACGAAGAAGGAAGAGGGCGGCCGTGTATATGACCTGCGCCGCAAAGGGGTCAAACTGGAGGGCGAAGCTGGCGAGAGCTGGATCGTTGACATCGTGCCGGGCCGCAATGACGTAGACTTGCGCAAGGTGCATGTCGGAGACCGGATCTGGAAGACGAATGATCCTGCACTGGACAAGCGGATGCGTCAAACCTATGAAACGGAGAAGCCGTACCGGGTATTCCCCGTTCATGTGCGCGCCGTCGGGAATGCCGGGCAGCCGCTCATCACCTTCTGGACGGATGTCCAGAAGGGCACGACGGTGCGCGTAGACTCCGAGCTGGAGCTGGACATCGCCCAGAAGCGGCCGATGGACCATGCGCTGCTCGAGGAGCAGTTCGGCCGCCTGGGCGGCACCGTCTTCCAGCTCGAGCGTCTGGAGGCGGAGCTGCATGGCGACGTCATCGTGCCGATGCGCGAGCTGAACAGCATCCGCCGCCGCGCCGTGGAACTGCTCGCTGGCGAGCGGCCAAAGCCTCCCGTCTACATCAAGCGTGATGTAGACGTGTTCGGCGACGCGGCTGCGCAGCGCGCGCTGCCTGTGGAGCGCGGCGCGGCGAAGCTCACCGCGCTGTGCCGCAGCCTGGAGCAGGTGCAGGCTGCCGTGAAGACCGGCGTGGAGTTGATCTACGCCGACTTCGAATTCATCAAGCAGTTCCCGGCAGCGGTGGAAGCCGTACATGCCGCTGGCAAGCAGATCGCGTTGGCTACGCCGCGGATTCATATGCCGGGCGAGAACGGCTACCATAACAACATCCTGCGTCTGAAGCCCGACGCGGTCTTGGTGCGCAACACGGGGGCGCTGTACTTCTACCTGCGCCACCGCATGGAGAACCCGCTCGCGCACCAGCCGAAGCTGATTGGCGATTTCTCACTGAACATCGCCAACCACAAAGCCGTGGAGCTGTTCCTGGAAGCGGGCTGCGATGTCGTTACTCCATCGTATGACCTGAACATCCAGCAGATGGTGGATCTACTCGGCCAGAGCCGTACAGCGGACATGGAGATTGTGATCCACCAGCATCTTCCGATGTTCCATACTGAGCACTGCGTGTACTGTACCTTCCTCAGTGAAGGTACAGATTACACCAACTGCGGCCGCCCGTGCGAAGAGCACCGGGCCTCCCTGCAGGACCGGATCGGCATGTCTCACCCGGTACGGGTGGATGAGGGCTGCCGCAACACGGTCTACAATGCCATCGAGCAGTCGGGTGCCGAGTACCTGACCCACTTCCTGGAGCTCGGCGTCCCAAGCTACCGGGTAGAGTTCCTGGAAGAGACGCCGGAGCAGGTGCTGGAGGTCATTGACCTGTACACCCGCGCGCTCCGCGGGGAGATCAGCGGCACCCAGGTGTGGAAGACGCTGAAGGCGACGAATCAGCTGGGCGTGACGCGCGGACAGCTGGTGAAATAA